In the Lepus europaeus isolate LE1 chromosome 18, mLepTim1.pri, whole genome shotgun sequence genome, one interval contains:
- the PDK2 gene encoding pyruvate dehydrogenase kinase, isozyme 2 isoform X2, with translation MRWVRALLKNASLAGAPKYIEHFSKFSPSPLSIKQFLDFGSSNACEKTSFTFLRQELPVRLANIMKEINLLPDRVLSTPSVQLVQSWYVQSLLDIMEFLDKDPEDQRTLNQFTDALVTIRNRHNDVVPTMAQGVLEYKDTYGDDPVSNQNIQYFLDRFYLSRISIRMLINQHTLLFDGSTNPAHPKHIGSIDPNCNVSEVVKDAYDMAKLLCDKYYMASPELDIQEVNANSKQPIHMVYVPSHLYHMLFELFKNAMRATVESHESSLVLPPIKVMVALGEEDLSIKMSDRGGGVPLRKIERLFSYMYSTAPTPQPGTGGTPLAGFGYGLPISRLYAKYFQGDLQLFSMEGFGTDAVIYLKALSTDSVERLPVYNKSAWRHYQPIQEAGDWCVPSTEPKNTSTYRVS, from the exons ATGCGCTGGGTCCGGGCTCTGCTGAAGAATGCGTCCCTGGCAGGGGCGCCCAAGTACATCGAGCACTTCAGCAAGTTCTCCCCGTCGCCCCTGTCCATTAAGCAGTTTCTGGACTTCG gtTCCAGCAATGCCTGTGAGAAGACCTCCTTCACCTTCCTCCGGCAGGAGCTGCCTGTGCGCCTGGCCAACATCATGAAAGAAATCAACCTGCTTCCGGACCGCGTCCTCAGCACGCCCTCCGTGCAGCTGGTGCAGAGCTG GTACGTGCAGAGTCTCCTGGACATCATGGAGTTCCTGGACAAGGACCCCGAGGACCAGCGTACCCTGAACCA GTTCACCGATGCCCTGGTCACCATCCGGAACCGGCACAACGACGTGGTGCCCACCATGGCGCAGGGTGTGCTCGAGTACAAGGACACCTACGGCGACGACCCGGTCTCCAACCAGAACATCCAGTATTTCCTGGACCGCTTCTACCTCAGCCGCATCTCCATCCGCATGCTCATCAACCAGCACA CCCTCCTCTTTGACGGCAGTACCAACCCAGCCCACCCCAAACACATTGGCAGCATCGACCCCAATTGCAACGTCTCTGAGGTGGTAAAAG ATGCCTACGACATGGCCAAGCTGCTGTGTGACAAGTACTACATGGCCTCACCTGAGCTAGACATCCAGGAGGTGAATG CCAACTCCAAACAACCAATCCACATGGTCTATGTGCCCTCCCACCTCTACCACATGCTCTTTGAACTCTTCAAG AACGCCATGCGGGCCACTGTGGAGAGCCATGAGTCCAGCCTCGTCCTCCCTCCCATCAAGGTCATGGTGGCCTTAGGCGAGGAGGATCTGTCCATCAAG ATGAGTGACCGAGGTGGGGGCGTCCCCTTGAGGAAGATTGAGCGTCTCTTCAGCTACATGTACTCGACAGCTCCCACCCCCCAGCCGGGAACTGGGGGGACCCCGCTG GCTGGCTTCGGCTACGGGCTCCCCATTTCCCGCCTCTATGCCAAGTACTTCCAGGGGGACCTGCAGCTCTTCTCCATGGAGGGCTTTGGGACCGACGCTGTCATCTATCTCAAG GCCCTGTCCACGGACTCAGTGGAGCGCCTGCCCGTCTATAACAAGTCAGCCTGGCGCCACTACCAGCCCATCCAGGAGGCCGGCGACTGGTGTGTGCCCAGCACGGAGCCCAAGAACACGTCCACGTACCGGGTCAGCTAG
- the PDK2 gene encoding pyruvate dehydrogenase kinase, isozyme 2 isoform X1, with protein sequence MRWVRALLKNASLAGAPKYIEHFSKFSPSPLSIKQFLDFGSSNACEKTSFTFLRQELPVRLANIMKEINLLPDRVLSTPSVQLVQSWYVQSLLDIMEFLDKDPEDQRTLNQFTDALVTIRNRHNDVVPTMAQGVLEYKDTYGDDPVSNQNIQYFLDRFYLSRISIRMLINQHTLLFDGSTNPAHPKHIGSIDPNCNVSEVVKDAYDMAKLLCDKYYMASPELDIQEVNAANSKQPIHMVYVPSHLYHMLFELFKNAMRATVESHESSLVLPPIKVMVALGEEDLSIKMSDRGGGVPLRKIERLFSYMYSTAPTPQPGTGGTPLAGFGYGLPISRLYAKYFQGDLQLFSMEGFGTDAVIYLKALSTDSVERLPVYNKSAWRHYQPIQEAGDWCVPSTEPKNTSTYRVS encoded by the exons ATGCGCTGGGTCCGGGCTCTGCTGAAGAATGCGTCCCTGGCAGGGGCGCCCAAGTACATCGAGCACTTCAGCAAGTTCTCCCCGTCGCCCCTGTCCATTAAGCAGTTTCTGGACTTCG gtTCCAGCAATGCCTGTGAGAAGACCTCCTTCACCTTCCTCCGGCAGGAGCTGCCTGTGCGCCTGGCCAACATCATGAAAGAAATCAACCTGCTTCCGGACCGCGTCCTCAGCACGCCCTCCGTGCAGCTGGTGCAGAGCTG GTACGTGCAGAGTCTCCTGGACATCATGGAGTTCCTGGACAAGGACCCCGAGGACCAGCGTACCCTGAACCA GTTCACCGATGCCCTGGTCACCATCCGGAACCGGCACAACGACGTGGTGCCCACCATGGCGCAGGGTGTGCTCGAGTACAAGGACACCTACGGCGACGACCCGGTCTCCAACCAGAACATCCAGTATTTCCTGGACCGCTTCTACCTCAGCCGCATCTCCATCCGCATGCTCATCAACCAGCACA CCCTCCTCTTTGACGGCAGTACCAACCCAGCCCACCCCAAACACATTGGCAGCATCGACCCCAATTGCAACGTCTCTGAGGTGGTAAAAG ATGCCTACGACATGGCCAAGCTGCTGTGTGACAAGTACTACATGGCCTCACCTGAGCTAGACATCCAGGAGGTGAATG CAGCCAACTCCAAACAACCAATCCACATGGTCTATGTGCCCTCCCACCTCTACCACATGCTCTTTGAACTCTTCAAG AACGCCATGCGGGCCACTGTGGAGAGCCATGAGTCCAGCCTCGTCCTCCCTCCCATCAAGGTCATGGTGGCCTTAGGCGAGGAGGATCTGTCCATCAAG ATGAGTGACCGAGGTGGGGGCGTCCCCTTGAGGAAGATTGAGCGTCTCTTCAGCTACATGTACTCGACAGCTCCCACCCCCCAGCCGGGAACTGGGGGGACCCCGCTG GCTGGCTTCGGCTACGGGCTCCCCATTTCCCGCCTCTATGCCAAGTACTTCCAGGGGGACCTGCAGCTCTTCTCCATGGAGGGCTTTGGGACCGACGCTGTCATCTATCTCAAG GCCCTGTCCACGGACTCAGTGGAGCGCCTGCCCGTCTATAACAAGTCAGCCTGGCGCCACTACCAGCCCATCCAGGAGGCCGGCGACTGGTGTGTGCCCAGCACGGAGCCCAAGAACACGTCCACGTACCGGGTCAGCTAG
- the SAMD14 gene encoding sterile alpha motif domain-containing protein 14 — MASSKLREPADEVFDLDLAVPETARLDSSLHKARAQLLAKGRRHRPSRSRLRDSASSAEDGEGSDGPGGKVTDGCGSPLHRLRSPLHSGPGSPGGGSFCLEPPGLRRSLDEDEPPPSPLTRYRPLHNAASHEGLAAASCSPPRSAPSSDSSPSFVRRHPRAEPHSEDDSRDASPPEPASPTIGLDKKTRRKFLDLGVTLRRASTGKSRKDKGGNRLSMGSRESVEGSGRSGGSPFLPFSWFTDSGKGSASSGSTTSPTCSPKHEGFSPKKSASQESTLSDDSTPPSSSPKIPSGPRQEAKCSYPYHTLSQSSDEFLDEPLPTVHHWTSQQVGQWLHSLNLEQYAAEFAARQVDGPQLLQLDGSRLKSLGLSNSHDRALVKRKLKELAAAAEKERKAQEKAARQREKLRRREQEAKRS; from the exons ATGGCTTCTTCAAAGCTCCGAGAACCTGCAGATGAAGTTTTTG ACCTGGACTTGGCTGTGCCTGAGACCGCCAGGCTGGACAGCAGCTTACACAAGGCCCGGGCCCAACTGCTGGCCAAGGGCCGGAGACATCGGCCATCCCGCTCGAGGCTTCGggacagtgccagctctgctgaGGACGGCGAGGGCTCTGATGGGCCAGGAGGCAAG GTGACCGACGGCTGCGGGAGTCCCCTGCACCGGCTGCGCTCCCCTTTGCACTCGGGCCCAGGGTCCCCGGGAGGGGGCTCCTTCTGCCTGGAGCCCCCGGGGCTGCGGCGCAGCCTGGACGAGGACGAGCCACCGCCTTCGCCGCTCACCCGCTACCGGCCCCTGCACAACGCCGCCTCGCACGAGGGCCTGGCCGCCGCCTCGTGCTCCCCGCCGCGCTCCGCACCCTCCTCCGACAGCTCGCCCAGCTTCGTGCGCCGCCACCCGCGCGCGGAGCCGCACAGCGAAG ACGACAGCCGGGATGCCAGCCCTCCAGAACCTGCCAGCCCCACGATTGGGCTGGATAAGAAGACTCGCCGGAAGTTCCTGGACCTGGG ggtcACCTTACGCCGAGCATCCACTGGCAAGAGCCGGAAGGACAAGGGCGGCAACCGCCTGTCCATGGGCAGCAG GGAGTCGgtggaggggtctggcaggtcaGGGGGCTCCCCGTTCCTGCCCTTCTCCTGGTTCACAGACAGCGGCAAGGGCTCAGCGTCCTCGGGGAGCACCACCTCCCCCACCTGCTCCCCCAAGCACGAGGGCTTCAGCCCTAAGAAGTCCGCTTCCCAG GAATCCACCCTGAGTGACGACTCCACGCCCCCGAGCAGCAGCCCCAAGATCCCGAGTGGTCCCCGGCAGGAGGCCAAATGTTCCTACCCCTACCACACACTGTCCCAGTCTTCGGATGAG TTCCTGGATGAACCCCTCCCCACTGTCCACCACTGGACCAGTCAGCAGGTGGGCCAGTGGCTGCACAGCCTCAACCTGGAGCAGTACGCCGCCGAGTTTGCCGCCCGGCAGGTGGATGGGCCGCAGCTGCTGCAGCTTGACGGAAGCAGGCTGAAG aGCCTGGGGCTCAGCAACTCCCATGACCGCGCGCTGGTGAAGCGGAAACTGAAGGAGCTGGCGGCTGCTGCGGAGAAGGAGCGCAAGGCCCAGGAGAAGGCCGCTCGGCAGCGGGAGAAGCTGCGGCGCAGGGAGCAGGAGGCCAAGCGGAGCTAG